A region of the Bacillus sp. BGMRC 2118 genome:
TTTCCGATGAAATGGATGTTGAGCCATTATATATTTATAGTGTAGAGGACATTGAAATAAGTAACTATAAAGAAATATTAGAGTCAGAGGAATGGAATAAGATTAGAAAGTATTCAAATGAATTTCTTGAATCCATGAAATGGGGCTTAGTAGAGCTAAATAGATTTACGCAAGTTAGTAAAGATGTATGGAATAAAGAACGAAAAACTTAGTTCTCCTGTTGAGTTAAAGGGGAAGGGTAGTTCAACCTTTTTTGGGGGTTGTTTCTTTACCAGAAAGGGGTTTACAGTTGGAGCTTTATACTAGGGTTATACTTAAAACAGATAAATATAAGGATATAGGTGCTTCCTTTGGATGTGTGGGTTACATTATAGATCAATGGGATGAAACTACATATGAAGTAGAATTCTCTGATCCAGCTACAGGGTTTACTTATGCGTTGTTCGCTGCTAAAGAACATGAGTTAGAATCGGCTGAATAAGGAAAGTTGAAGAAGAATACTTATTAAGTTAACGTGTGCGTTGATCCTGAAGATTAACGCTTTTGAGTGTGGAATTTTTTAACTATATGGGGAGAAGTTAGTTAAAGTAATGAAAGGGGAACTTAATGAACTCAAAAGAGTTACTATTAAAAAATATGGAATCTTTCTTAGTGAATGATCTTCAGCAACTGGGTTTTAAATATTCCAGAAATGTTCCTAAGTTTACTCGGAGAACTGGATATTTTGAACTGAACATTAGTTTTTCACTGAGTAAATGGAATACTGAAGAATATTGTGATTTTTGGACAATGTGGAGTGTTACATCTAATACATACAGCAAGTGGTATAAAGAACAATGGGATACAAATCCCGCAAATAAAGGAATTGTTGGAGTTGCAGAATGGAATATACCAGGATGGTCAAGAAGTGCTAGTAACCACTTTATCCTTACAAATTCAGCTGATGACGGGAACCAAATGATTGAATTAAAAAGAAACATAGAAACTATAGGAATACCCTTTTATGAAGCAATTAAGGATTGGAATACTGCAGCGGAATATGCATCCAAATCAATTATTGTGCTATATGATAAGGTATGTGATTTTTACTTACTTGCTGGTGAACCTGAGAAAGCCAAAGAAGTACTTGAACAGGGTATTAAAGAAATTGAACATAGAGGTAATGATCAACTTATGCAACTACCTGAAATTAATAAGAGATTACAGAAATATTTCTTGGTCTAAAGAGTGCAATAATCGATGGAGGATTTTTCCCCTTCTTATTGAAGTAAAGGAGAAGTATAGTTGAATAAGGGATATCATTTGGTGCATTAATCAAGAAGGATTAATGCACTTTTTTGGTGAAGTTAATGAACAAACAAAATTACTTTTATAATGATAAAAGAAACTAGGAGGAACTCATTGAGAAAAAGGTTAGTAATTATTAGCTTAATTGCACTTTTAATATTCATAGCATTGAAATCAAACCCAACAAAAGAGGACTATAACCAGTTCTTCGAAAGCAAAGTTGGAGAACCTATATCATTATCTCCAAAGCTAGAGATTGAAAGAATAAACTTTTTTGTATTTTCAACTTATACACCAGCATTTGTAAATCATGAGCACGGAATTACTCACCTAGGTGTATTTAATCATTTCATCCCTATCTCAGATGGTCAGTATGACTATCCGGTATGGTTGGAGCCATTTCACTAACGGGGAAGGTTAGTTCAAGAAGGAAATTCACAAGAATTAATAGAATAAGAAATTGATTTAAAAACAAAGGGAGAGCTTTATGGTAACTCTATATATAACAAGACACGGTGAAACAGTATGGAATACACAAAAAAGAATGCAAGGTTGGTTGGATTCAGACCTTACGGAGAAAGGAATTCA
Encoded here:
- a CDS encoding DUF4926 domain-containing protein; this encodes MGVVSLPERGLQLELYTRVILKTDKYKDIGASFGCVGYIIDQWDETTYEVEFSDPATGFTYALFAAKEHELESAE